Part of the Kordiimonas pumila genome is shown below.
GGTCGCGGTTGCCTCAATCCTTCTAGGAGCTACTGCTGCAAATGCACAGGATGCTCGTCTGAAGTCGATTGTAGACGAGGTGAACCAAGCCAACAAAATCGCACAAGCATCACAGCAACAAATTGACAAAACTGTCGATGCTACAAGCAAATTGTTTACACAATACAAAAGCACGCTGAAGACCATCGCTGGTCTTGAGGCATACAATGCACAGCAGAACCGCGTGATTGTGAAGCAAAAACAAGAAATCGAGAAAATCAAAAATTCTATTGGCCAAATTGACGAAATCAAACGTCAGGTTGTTCCATTGATGCAAGAGATGATCGAAAATCTGGATGAGTTCGTTAAACTTGACGTACCGTTCCAGTCAGAAGAACGCGCAGCCCGCATTGAAAACCTGCGCGATGCGATGGATAACCCGAACGTTAGCGATCCAGAGCGTTTCCGTGTTATACTTGAAGCTTACAAAGCTGAAGTTCAGTATGGTCGCACTATCAATGCTTACGAAGACCAACTGCCAGATGGCCGTGTTGTTAACTTCGTACGTATTGGCCGTGTTGGCTTCTACTACCAGAAAAAAGATGGTTCAGAAACAGCCGCTTGGAACCCTGAAAAAGGGTCTTGGGAAGTTCTTGACGGTGAATTCACCGCACCTATCAAGCAGTTGATCAAAATCGCCCAGCGCCGTACACAGCAGGATATTGTTGTACTGCCGATAGAAGCGCCAGAGGGGAAATAGAACCATGAAAAAGATTTTAACCTCAGTAGCTATTATTGCTCTTGGCCTGACCGGTTCAGCTCAAGCACAAGATGCTGATATGCAAAGCCTTCTGAACAAAGTACGTAATGGTACGGTTTCAGAATCAGCTGCGCACAAACAACGCGAACAGGAATTCCTGAAAGCAAAACAAGATCAGCAGTCACTGCTCACTAAAGCTGAAGCCAAACAGGCTGAGCTCGAGCGTGAAAGTGCGCGTCTTGAAGAAGCACGCCGTCAAAACGAAGCTGAAATTACTCGCCAGCTTGAAGTACAGCGTGAACGTCTTGGCCAGCTCAGCGAGCTGTTCGGTGTTCTCCAGCAAGCTGCCGGTGATGCACGGTCTACAATTTCAACATCGCACATCACACTCGACAATCCTGGCCGTATGGCTGAGATTGATACGCTTGTTGAAAAAGCCTCAGAATCATCTGATCTGCCAACGCTGAATGAAATTCGTGCATGGCCAGCACAGATGATGCTTGAAATGGTTGGTTCCGGCCAAGTTAAGACTTTCTCTGCGGATGTTCGCCTGAATGACGGCAACACCCAAACAATGGATGTTACCCGTGTTGGTGACTTTGTTATTGTTGGTGACGGCAAATACCTTCAGATGAACTCTAAAGGCGAAATCTCTGAGCTTCAGCGTCAGCCTTCTTCACGCTTTACAAGCACTGTTTCAGCGTTTGAAAATGCGACAACTGGTCTTCATGCCCTTGGTATTGACCCAACACGTGGTCAGCTTCTGAACCTCGAAGTTGAAAAACCAACTATTATGGAACGCCTTGATCAAGGTGGCCTGATTGGTTACCTGACACTGGCACTTGGTGCAATCGGTGTTGTTCTTGCTGTATTCCAGTGGTTCTATCTGGCACTTGTTACCGGCAAAGTGAAAAAGCAGATTCGTTCTGATGTTGCAAACACCAACAACCCACTTGGTCGTGTTCTTGCTGTTTATGAAAACAACAAGTCTGTTGATGTTGAAACACTTGAACTGAAACTTGATGAAGCGATTCTTAAGGAAACTCCTGCTCTTGAGCGGTTCCTGACGCTGATCAAGTTGATTTCTGCTGTTGCGCCACTGTTTGGTCTCCTTGGTACTGTTACAGGTATGATCGAAACCTTCCAAGCCATTACACTGTTCGGTACCGGTGACCCAAGCCAGATGGCTGGTGGTATTTCTGCTGCCTTGATGACAACAGTGGAAGGTCTTGTTGTGGCTATTCCTACGCTCTTGCTACACAGCTTTGTGTCAGGTTCTTCAAAGGGCGTTATCCACGTTCTCGAAGAACAATCTGCTGGCATCGTTGCAGTGCATGCAGAGAAAGAGCACGCGAATGCTAGCGCTTAATGAAGCATTTGACGCGATCCGGGCATTTATGGAGCGGGGCGGCGACGTCCTGTTCCTGATCCTCGCGGTCACGTTCATTATGTGGGTACTCATTGTTGAACGCCTGTGGTTTTTGTCGCTTGAATATAAAAAGCAAAAAAACCGGGTAATCGATGCTTGGGAAGCTCGCAGCGAGCGGAGATCATGGTATGCACACAAAATTCGTGCTGCGATGGTTTCAGAGGCTAACCACAACCTGTTTCAGGGTGTGAACCTCATCAAGACGCTTGTTGCGCTTTGTCCACTTGTGGGCCTTCTCGGTACTGTTACAGGTATGATCGAAGTGTTTGACGTAATGGGATCACAAGGCAGTTCAAACGCACGTGCCATGGCGGCAGGTGTGTCAAAAGCAACAATCCCGACAATGGCGGGTATGGTTGCTGCACTGTCAGGCGTATTCCTGTCTACCTACATTGAACGTCGTGCAAAAACGGAATCGGAACGGCTTGAAGACAGCCTGACCATGGACCACTAGACCAATTGGAGCATAACTAATGCGTAAGTTCTCAAAGGGAGAGGAAGAAGCAGAAGTTAACATGACCCCGATGCTTGACATCGTGTTTATCATGTTGATCTTCTTCATCGTGACTGCCTCTTTCGTGAAAGAATCTGGTCTGGAGATCAATAAGCCGGAAGATCAGAATACACAAAATGATCCTCCGCCACCGGATGATGAAAAGCGCGCAATAGCTTTCATTATTGATGATGCAAATCGAATCACACACGACTTTGTTCGTGTAGATGTTTCTTCGATTTCTTCCATCATCAAAAAAGAAAGCGTTGAGCGCCCAAAAGCACCGGTCGTGATTCAGGCCTCTGAGGGCTCACACCTTGGTCTTGCAATACGTATCTATGATGCAGCAAAGGCCACCGGCGTGAGTGATGACCAGATCATCATGACCCCGAAGAAATAAACATCGCTGGCGGGGGTATCCCCCGCCTTTCAGGGCGAAGCACCTAATTATAGGGGCGAATTGGAGAAAACAATGCGTAACCACGCTCAACAAGAAGAAGATACCGAAATCAACATGACCCCGATGCTCGACATCGTGTTCATTATGTTGATCTTCTTCATTGTTACCGCGGTCTTCGTAAAAGAGGCTGGGGTTACTGTTATCAAGCCAGAAGCCGAAACTGCTTTACAGCAAAGTCAGGTTAGTATTCTGGTTGCCGTCACGTCTGAAGATAAAATTCATATCAACCAGCAAGAAGTCAAACTTGATGCACTGCGTGCAAATGTTGAAAAACTACACGCAGAAAACCCGAAAGGGACTGTTGCAATTCAAGCTGATGAAGAATCAAAATCTGGTCTGGTCATGAAAGTATATGACGCCATTCGTGACGCTGGTGTTGAAACAATTGCTATAGCTACGGAGAGAAAGTAATGATTGCTCGAGTAGCCACCTCACTTGTTGCAGCGACAGGCATTACCTTTGGCCTGTTTTTCGTAATGAATTTACTTGTTGCGGGTGACGGTGAAGTTAACATCGATGAAGATAAAAAGTTCAGAATGATTGATGTCGTTCAGGACATTGAAGACCAGCCGCCTCAGCGCATGGAGCGGCAAGTAGAAAAACCGCCAGAGGTAGAAGCGCCTCCGCCGGAAATTGATACCCCGCAAGTGGACTTGCAAGGCCCTGACAAACTGAACCTTTCCATTGGCCGCGCCAATGCTGGTTCTGGTGTTGAACTGGGTTCTATTGACCTTGGTCCAAGTTCAGACGGTGACTATTTGCCGCTTGTACGGGTTCAACCACAGTATCCACGTCGTGCAAACGAGCGCGGTATTGAAGGATATGTTATTGTGGAATTAACAGTGGCTGAAGATGGCTCTGTTCCACCTGATAGCATTCTAATTATCGAGGCTGACCCAAAAGGCTATTTTGAGCGCGAGTCTATCAAGGCTGCTCAAAAGTTTAAATACAAGCCTAAGGTCGTCAATGGAAAAGGCCAGAAAGTGACCGGCGTGCGCTATAAATTCACGTTCGATCTGGCTGAATAACTAGGGGCAGGAGAAAGTCATGAACTTTATCAAGACCATAAAATCCTTGCCAATGGCATTGGCCGCAGTAGCAATAGTTACTGCGACTTCTCTAACGGTATCTGGCGGTTCTGCTGTTTATGCTCAGGAAGAGCAAGCGTCACAGCAAGAAACCCGCAAAGTACCGGCCATGAGCCTGGATATTCATAAAAAGGTACAAAAGGCCCAGGAAGCACTGGACCTTGATGATGTTGTAACTGCTGAAGCCCTTCTTCAGGAAGCTTTGGAAAAACGCAATATCAATGATTACGAACGTGCTGTTGTATGGCAAATAAAAGCCATGATCTCATACGGCAAGGAAGACACTCAGGGCACTATTCATGCCTATGAGCAAATCCTAAAATACAAAGACAGTATTCCTGTTGCGCTTGAACTGAACATTATTTACGGGCTGGCCCAGCTGTACTTCACTGAAGAACAGTATGACAAAGCCCTTAAATATGTTGGTATCTGGGAAAAACAGGTTGATCCTTCTATCATTAGCGTTAGCAATCAGGTGTTCATTGCACAGCTGCATTACACACTCGGCGACTATAAAAAGTCGCTGGACTATCTTTATGCTGCTATCAATACAGCAAAATCACTTGATACTGTTGAAGTGAAGGAAAACTGGTATCAGCTCGCACTTTCAGCACACTGGGAACTTAACCAGTATGATAAAGTGCGTGATGTACTTGAGACACTGCTTATTAACTGGCCAAAACCACTATACTGGATTCAGCTGGCAGGTGTTTATCAGGAACTTGGGGAAGACAAAACCTCTTACTCAATAACTGAAGCTGCCTATAAGCAAGGTTTCCTTGATGATAAGGAAATACAACTTCTCCAGATGGCTCAGATTCAGATGGCCCGTGAAGCACCTATTAAATGCGCTTGGGTTCTGGAAAAAGCCTTCAAGGAAAAGCGTGTTGAACAGAATGCCAAAAACCTTCGTACCCTTGGTCAGTGTTATATGCAGGCCAATGACTACAAAAAGGCGATTGCACCTCTGACCAAATCTGCATCTCTTGATGCGGATGCAGCCCTGTGGCTTCAAATTGGTCAGGTTCAAATGCAGCTTGATAATATGAAAGGGGCGGTTGACGCTTTTGACAGTGCTATTGAAGGCTTTAAAAAAGACAAAGCCAAAGAAGCAAAAGAAAAGCTCTTTACCACCACTATGATGCGCGGTCAGGCTCTTACCGAACTAAAGCGGTATGATGATGCCCGTGACGCTTTTGCCGATGCTTCTAAGTTAGCCGATGACCGCCGTGACAAGAAAACAATCACGCAGTGGAAATCTTATCTTAAAGCCGAAGAAGAGCGCGAAAAAATGCTAACGGGTAGATAAAACCTGTTGCCTTATCAAAACAGAAAACGGCGCCAACCACGGCGCCGTTTTTTTATGGCTACAGAGCATAATCGCTAAAACATATAAACACGCCCCAAGGTTTGCTACTTTTTCCTTCAGTGCGCCATAGGCCTCCTTATAAGAGCTTTCCGTTATGTTACATTATAACTTTATTAATCTTTAGTAATGTAATATTGTTATGTTATCACATTAATGGAGGGGAACCATGACATTTACACGCTATATGCCTATAACCGGTATTGCCGCAGGCACCACATTCGCCCTGTTTGGCCTGATGCAAATGCTGGCAGCAAATGATGATGGTTTTATGGATACACCCGTAAAACCGTTTGTATTTATAGACTTTATAATTGATCAGGAGCCACCTATAGACCCAAACGTAATAGACCGTATCGTTGAACCGCCTGTGATCGCGGACCCGCCTAAAGGGGAACCGCTACCAAAGGGAACAGATAACAAGGTTACGCCACTACCCCCACTTACTCTGCCCGAACCACCTGTCATCAAAGAATCTTTCGACCCCGGTTTGGCAGACGGCGCAAAAATTCCGATAGTCAGAGTTAATCCCGCATATCCGCCGCGCGCAGCAAAACAAGGCATTAGTGGATGGGTCGTGCTTGAATTTGATGTTGACCCTATGGGCATGGTTCAAAATACCACAGTGATCGATGCTGAGCCTAAAACCATGTTCAACAACTCTGCCCTAAAGGCTATAGCCAAATTTCGCTATAAACCCACAGTAGTCAACGGTGTGCCGGTTTGGTCACACGGTAACCGCTACCGCATGGTTTATACTATGGCCGGTGAATAGGAGGGGCAGATGAGATACAGAACCACAACAGTCGGCGAGGCAAAACCCGACATGACCCCTATGCTGGATATTGTGTTTATTATGCTGATCTTTTTTATTGTCACAGCACAATATGTGTCAGAGCATGGGCTTCATATCAACCACCCTGAACCCATGATCTCTGAACCTTCCAACAGCCCAAACCAGCCTCTTATATTTCAAGTATCAGATAGCAATAGCTTCATACACCAAACGCGCCCTATTGATATTTGGTCAGTTGAGGCCCTCATGAAGCAGAAACATACAGAAAAACCAGACCTGCCAGTAGTACTACTGCCCAGTGAAAACAGCCATATAGGCATGCTGATACGCCTTGTAGATGGCGCTAAAAAAGCAGGCTACACAACAGAGCGGATTGTTGTGAAATAGACTTTAGGCTTGCCCCCTAATCACAGGCTTGTATTCTGCTAGCAAATAATTAGGGGGTACAGTTAATGGCACTAAAAAACATCCGGGCAGTGGTCAACAAAGCCGCCTTTGCTGTAATGGTGGTTTTAGGAACGGCAATAGCGAGCACAACACCAGCTTTTGCCCAAGCACAAGAGGCTCGCAGAGTTCCTGCAATGAGCCTTGAAGTGCATAAAAAAACGCAGGAAGTGCAAGAGCTTGTTGATATCAAAGACTATGAAGCGGCCAAAAGCCTTGCGGATACTGTAATTACAGATCCAGCCACCAACAATTATGAAAAAGCTGTGCTTTGGCAAATGAAGGCCGCCATTGCCTTTACCCTGAATGATAAACCTGCAACTATTGATGCTTACCTTCACATTCTGGAATACCGGGACAACATTCCACCTAATATTGAAACGCAAATTCTATATGCCGTGTCTCAGCTTTACTTCACAGAAGCAAACTATGATGCCGCACTCACATACTATGAAGCATGGCAAAAAACTATTCCCGGTCCTGTAGCAGCCGCTAACATGCGATACCTTGCGCAGGTATATTATGCCTTAAAAAACTACAGAGCGACCATTGACGCGGCTGAAAAGGCCCTTCCCGGTCACGAAAAGACCACGGCTCACGGTAATATCACCAATCTATATTCTATGATCATCTCATCGTACCACGAATTAGGGGATACAGAAAATACCCGCAGCGCCTTGGCCCGTGTCATCGACAAGGGCTACAATACCCCGTATTGCAAGCTCTATGCAGCCTTGCTTTACCAAAATACAGCTAGTATTGAGCAGGCAGAACTTAATACCCAGAACAGCTTTCAGGCCTGCGCTGACTTTAAAGCTGATGCAGACCTGCCAGACACTAGCTTCAGAGAGGTTGCAACAGCACGTGCCCCGATAAAAATAACACGCAAGCAAAACCTCAATACCGAAAACTACTTGCCGGTAGTGCCAACACAGCCACAATATCCCTCTGCAGCTGTAGAGCAAAAAATTAATGGCCATGTTATAGTCAGCATGACCGTGCTGGCTGATGGCACTATAGACCCGGCGTCTATTAAAATAATCGAATCTGTACCCGAAGGTGTGTTTGATGAGGTTAGCGTCAAAGCAGCTTCCGGTTTCCGCTATGCACCCAAGGTGATGGACGGAAAAGCGCAAGATATTAAAAACGTGCGCTATAAATTCACTTTCAATATCGCCGAATAGAAAAAGGGCCGCCTAAGGCAACCCTTCCCACTGCAGATTATAAAGGATGCTTACTGTTTCAAAGCACCATACACATAGTCACGCATCTCTTCCCGCAGGGTATAAATGCCAAACGGTAGAACATTCACCAGCATAACCGCGACAATATCTTCCTCTGGATCAACCCAGAAAATAGTATTAGCCATACCGCTCCAGTAATATTCACCTTTTCGGCCTGGGCTTTTTAAAATATCGGTGTCTTTCACAACAGCAAAATCAAGCCCAAAGCCAACTGCACCCTTACCTGAAATACCATTCAACTCTCCCGGCAATTGATCCTGGGTCATCATGGCAACTGTTTCAGGCTTTAAAAGGCGAGCGCCATCCAACGTGCCACCATTCGCCATCATCTGGGCAAACCGTAAATAGTCACGCGCGGTTGAAAGCAAACCACCACCGCCAGATAGTACCAACGGTGTTTTAGTGAAATCCCAATAAAATTCGCCGCGGTACGGTACCAGCTTTTTGTCCTGATCAAGTGCGTATATTTCCACAAACCTATCAATTTGGTCGCTGCGAACAGAAAAGCCCGTATCTTTCATATCAAGTGGCTTGAAAATGCGTTCTTTAAAAAACACATCAAGAGTTTGCCCAGAAAGAACCTCAATAAGCCTGCCTTGTACATCAACCCCAAGAGAGTAAACCCACGCATCACCGGGTTGATATAAAAGCGGCATTCCGCCAAGTTTATTGGTCAAGCTGGCTAGATCAGGCTTTTCTGTCCCCGTGCTTTCTTCCTCACCTTCTGCAAACAAACCGGTAGTTATGCCCGTATCGCGGTACATCATATCAACCGGGGTATCACTAAATACACCGTAACTAAGGCCACCTGTATGGCGGAGTAAATCACGGATGGTCGTGGCACGGCGTGCAGGCACAGTTTCAATGTTACCCTCTTCCGTAAGCCCCGAAAAAACCCGCTGGTTTTTAAAGGAAGGCAAATACTTTGATACTGGATCATCCAGTTTAAATTTGCCTTCTTCATACAGCATCATCAAGGCCACACCCGTGATTGGCTTTGTCATGGAATAAATACGAAACAGACTATCTGGCTGCATCGGTTCATTCCCTGATATGTCTTCCATACCATACGTATTGGCATGCACAACCTGTCCTTTACGTGCAACAATACTGGTATATCCAGAAAATTTGCCGCTATCTACATAGCCATTAAAATGAGCATCCATTTTATCAAGGGTCGCTTTATCAAAACCAGCCTGTGCAGCACCTGTCTGCGGCAACTCAGCGGCGCTTGCGGATACCGCAATAAACAGCCAAACACATAAAACGCTTATATATCTATACAAAGAATATCTCCCATAACCGCTGCAGCTACACTGGATCATATCGGCTTAAACCAACACAAGCCTGCAAAGTATAATAATAGTATGTATCTAAGATGAACCAGTTCTTACACAGAAACTATGTTAGATAACCTTCGTTTCAAGAGCAGAGGAGACCGGAAAATAAATTGAAATGGTCGTGCCCTGTCCTACTTTACTATTGATATTTATAGCGCCGTCATAATCACGCACGATACCTGCAACCTCTGTAAGGCCAAGGCCTGTTCCTTCCCCTACGCCTTTTGTAGTAAAAAACGGATCCAGAATACGCCCCATTATATTTTTAGGAATGCCACACCCCGTATCTGTTACAGAAAGCACTGCATACATTTCATGTCGGATGGCATAATAACGCGGTTTTGCGATATCATCTGCACGCTTCTGCTCCAACGTTATAGAAATAAGCCCCGGCCCCTGCGCAATGGCAGCAACAGCGTTTGAGACAAGATTCAGCAATATCTGGCTTAACTGAATGGCATTACCTAGCATGTACCCAGACGCACCTTGAATAGAAACCTCGGTTTTCAGCGAAGAAGGAATGATCATTTTTGTTAGCTTCCAAGCTTCCTGAACTACAACTGCCATATCCAGTACTTCTTCACGTTCTGTATTATCACGTGAAAAGTGCAGAATTTGCTCAATCATCTGTTTGATCTTCATACAGGCATCCATAGATGCCCGAATAGCTGTCACAGCCTCCTCTAGGTCCGTTCCAGCTTCAACATCATCTGCGGCTTCCTCAAGGTTAAGGAAAATAGGAAACAACAGATTGTTAATATCATGTGCGACCCCACCTGCAAGCCGCCCTAGCGATTCTATCCGCTGGGTCTCCTGAATACGGCGCTCCGTTTCCAGCCTTTCTGTAATGTCCCTTGCAACGGATATAAAATAAGAAATTTCATCTTTGCTGTCACGCATCGGAAATAAAACGCAGTCCATTTGAACCAAAGCACCCACAGAATTTGTAACCCCAACTATCCCGTGCCAGCGACCTTTGCTAACTGCAATCTCCCAAACATCTTCCGGTTTCATATCGCCCGGAAATTGTGTATGCACCAGATCATACAAATTTTTCCCCAAGAGTTTGGCTTTTGGAATATGCAATATGTGTTCAAGCGCTTTATTGCATTCCATAACCCTAAAATCCGGGTCCGCCACGAGAATAGCATCATGCATCTGATTAATAATTTCAGCTTGTCGCACAAGCCGCTCTTCTGTTTTTCGGCGCTCTGATATATCACGCCAGTTGGCAATAAAAACCTCTTCTCCGTCAGATAATTTTGTATACCCAACCATAACATCAACAGGCAAAAGGTTACCCGTTGCCTGCAAAATGGTAAATTCAAATGCCTCTTCCTGCTGAGATGTAGATCGCAAAAACAAGCGTGTCAGAATATTTTCTTTATCTTCTGTATCCGGGATCAGGTCGATAAGGTTTTGGCGTTCAATGTCCAAACTATCAACACCAAATATTTTACCAAGAGCGTTATTGGCGAGAATCACTTTACCTGAACGCGAATAGGCAAGAATACCTTCTGCAGCGTGCTGTGTTACAGCCCCTAAAAATTCGTGGTATTTGGTGGTAGCGCTATATTGTACCATCCTCATCACTCCACATTAGATTACCCCTCAATGATAGACTACAACTTTCAGGTTTATGATTTGTAAATACCCTCGCCAAATCCTGTGAACTTCCCATTAACTAGTATATGGCATGATTAAATAACTGATTCTGGGTGGGGTCAGTAAGGATACTGAAAATGCAATCAATACGGGTAAAAACAGAGTCCATTCAAAAATACCAGCAGCTTTATGGCGCGCCTGACCCTGTGCTTGCTGTCCACTTCATGATTGGCAACCAACGTGCTGCCAGAGAACATTTCAAAGACAAATGGCCAGAGCTTGTACCTATACTTGAAGTACACATTGGCCGGATTTTAAAAAGCAAACTTGGAGCTAATGACATTCTGATACGCCGTGAGGCACTCAGTTACTATATCATATGTACGGACCGTGATCTGATTGAAATGACAAATTTCTGCAAACGTATCGCGGCTCATGTTTTTGAAAAAATATTCAGCAATGATATTCACTTACAAAAACTTCAAATAAGTTTATCGGCCTTATCTGTTGATATGGCAAATGTAACGAATGATAGTGCTCTAAAGAAAGCGCTCTTTACTCTTGAAGACAGCGAAGGACAGAGCACGATAGTATCTCGGGATAATTATGCCGCATGCAAACCCGAGCAAATTGATCATAGCTTAGTACGTCAAATAGCCGCTTTACGCGGTACATGTGACCAGTTTTTTTCAGCCATATCAAAAGTGCCAGATACTGATGAAACCTTAAAAGAGTATCATAGTGAATTACGACGCGTCCGACGTGCAGCAAATATTATAAGCCGAGGCATCTCAAGTCTCCTTAAAGATACCGATGACATTGAAGCCACAGACGATAGTGAAAATGCCACAGACACACCAACCACAACAACCAGCGTGCCTGCAGAAGAATCCGTAAAGCAAACTGAAGCCGAGAGTATTCGTCTGGATGTGGAAAAACAAATCGCGCCAGACGCAGAGGTTGCTTATTTCCCAGTATGGAATGTCCCAAAACAGCTTATTGATATTTATCGTTGCAGCATTATCCGGCATTTGCCGTCTGGCATTGTTGAGGTTAACACTGGCTCCGAAACCCAACATGGATCTTTTGTTGTCGATAACTTGATTGTTCGGAAAGTTTTAGCTGATTTACCAGAGTTTACCGGACCAGATGCGGACTGCATGCTCTATATGCCCTT
Proteins encoded:
- a CDS encoding DUF3450 domain-containing protein, which gives rise to MDKAKVKRIAVSTVAVASILLGATAANAQDARLKSIVDEVNQANKIAQASQQQIDKTVDATSKLFTQYKSTLKTIAGLEAYNAQQNRVIVKQKQEIEKIKNSIGQIDEIKRQVVPLMQEMIENLDEFVKLDVPFQSEERAARIENLRDAMDNPNVSDPERFRVILEAYKAEVQYGRTINAYEDQLPDGRVVNFVRIGRVGFYYQKKDGSETAAWNPEKGSWEVLDGEFTAPIKQLIKIAQRRTQQDIVVLPIEAPEGK
- a CDS encoding MotA/TolQ/ExbB proton channel family protein, with amino-acid sequence MKKILTSVAIIALGLTGSAQAQDADMQSLLNKVRNGTVSESAAHKQREQEFLKAKQDQQSLLTKAEAKQAELERESARLEEARRQNEAEITRQLEVQRERLGQLSELFGVLQQAAGDARSTISTSHITLDNPGRMAEIDTLVEKASESSDLPTLNEIRAWPAQMMLEMVGSGQVKTFSADVRLNDGNTQTMDVTRVGDFVIVGDGKYLQMNSKGEISELQRQPSSRFTSTVSAFENATTGLHALGIDPTRGQLLNLEVEKPTIMERLDQGGLIGYLTLALGAIGVVLAVFQWFYLALVTGKVKKQIRSDVANTNNPLGRVLAVYENNKSVDVETLELKLDEAILKETPALERFLTLIKLISAVAPLFGLLGTVTGMIETFQAITLFGTGDPSQMAGGISAALMTTVEGLVVAIPTLLLHSFVSGSSKGVIHVLEEQSAGIVAVHAEKEHANASA
- a CDS encoding MotA/TolQ/ExbB proton channel family protein — its product is MLALNEAFDAIRAFMERGGDVLFLILAVTFIMWVLIVERLWFLSLEYKKQKNRVIDAWEARSERRSWYAHKIRAAMVSEANHNLFQGVNLIKTLVALCPLVGLLGTVTGMIEVFDVMGSQGSSNARAMAAGVSKATIPTMAGMVAALSGVFLSTYIERRAKTESERLEDSLTMDH
- a CDS encoding ExbD/TolR family protein; this encodes MRKFSKGEEEAEVNMTPMLDIVFIMLIFFIVTASFVKESGLEINKPEDQNTQNDPPPPDDEKRAIAFIIDDANRITHDFVRVDVSSISSIIKKESVERPKAPVVIQASEGSHLGLAIRIYDAAKATGVSDDQIIMTPKK
- a CDS encoding ExbD/TolR family protein, with amino-acid sequence MRNHAQQEEDTEINMTPMLDIVFIMLIFFIVTAVFVKEAGVTVIKPEAETALQQSQVSILVAVTSEDKIHINQQEVKLDALRANVEKLHAENPKGTVAIQADEESKSGLVMKVYDAIRDAGVETIAIATERK
- a CDS encoding energy transducer TonB codes for the protein MIARVATSLVAATGITFGLFFVMNLLVAGDGEVNIDEDKKFRMIDVVQDIEDQPPQRMERQVEKPPEVEAPPPEIDTPQVDLQGPDKLNLSIGRANAGSGVELGSIDLGPSSDGDYLPLVRVQPQYPRRANERGIEGYVIVELTVAEDGSVPPDSILIIEADPKGYFERESIKAAQKFKYKPKVVNGKGQKVTGVRYKFTFDLAE
- a CDS encoding tetratricopeptide repeat protein encodes the protein MNFIKTIKSLPMALAAVAIVTATSLTVSGGSAVYAQEEQASQQETRKVPAMSLDIHKKVQKAQEALDLDDVVTAEALLQEALEKRNINDYERAVVWQIKAMISYGKEDTQGTIHAYEQILKYKDSIPVALELNIIYGLAQLYFTEEQYDKALKYVGIWEKQVDPSIISVSNQVFIAQLHYTLGDYKKSLDYLYAAINTAKSLDTVEVKENWYQLALSAHWELNQYDKVRDVLETLLINWPKPLYWIQLAGVYQELGEDKTSYSITEAAYKQGFLDDKEIQLLQMAQIQMAREAPIKCAWVLEKAFKEKRVEQNAKNLRTLGQCYMQANDYKKAIAPLTKSASLDADAALWLQIGQVQMQLDNMKGAVDAFDSAIEGFKKDKAKEAKEKLFTTTMMRGQALTELKRYDDARDAFADASKLADDRRDKKTITQWKSYLKAEEEREKMLTGR
- a CDS encoding energy transducer TonB codes for the protein MTFTRYMPITGIAAGTTFALFGLMQMLAANDDGFMDTPVKPFVFIDFIIDQEPPIDPNVIDRIVEPPVIADPPKGEPLPKGTDNKVTPLPPLTLPEPPVIKESFDPGLADGAKIPIVRVNPAYPPRAAKQGISGWVVLEFDVDPMGMVQNTTVIDAEPKTMFNNSALKAIAKFRYKPTVVNGVPVWSHGNRYRMVYTMAGE
- a CDS encoding ExbD/TolR family protein codes for the protein MRYRTTTVGEAKPDMTPMLDIVFIMLIFFIVTAQYVSEHGLHINHPEPMISEPSNSPNQPLIFQVSDSNSFIHQTRPIDIWSVEALMKQKHTEKPDLPVVLLPSENSHIGMLIRLVDGAKKAGYTTERIVVK
- a CDS encoding energy transducer TonB, yielding MALKNIRAVVNKAAFAVMVVLGTAIASTTPAFAQAQEARRVPAMSLEVHKKTQEVQELVDIKDYEAAKSLADTVITDPATNNYEKAVLWQMKAAIAFTLNDKPATIDAYLHILEYRDNIPPNIETQILYAVSQLYFTEANYDAALTYYEAWQKTIPGPVAAANMRYLAQVYYALKNYRATIDAAEKALPGHEKTTAHGNITNLYSMIISSYHELGDTENTRSALARVIDKGYNTPYCKLYAALLYQNTASIEQAELNTQNSFQACADFKADADLPDTSFREVATARAPIKITRKQNLNTENYLPVVPTQPQYPSAAVEQKINGHVIVSMTVLADGTIDPASIKIIESVPEGVFDEVSVKAASGFRYAPKVMDGKAQDIKNVRYKFTFNIAE
- a CDS encoding serine hydrolase domain-containing protein, which gives rise to MYRYISVLCVWLFIAVSASAAELPQTGAAQAGFDKATLDKMDAHFNGYVDSGKFSGYTSIVARKGQVVHANTYGMEDISGNEPMQPDSLFRIYSMTKPITGVALMMLYEEGKFKLDDPVSKYLPSFKNQRVFSGLTEEGNIETVPARRATTIRDLLRHTGGLSYGVFSDTPVDMMYRDTGITTGLFAEGEEESTGTEKPDLASLTNKLGGMPLLYQPGDAWVYSLGVDVQGRLIEVLSGQTLDVFFKERIFKPLDMKDTGFSVRSDQIDRFVEIYALDQDKKLVPYRGEFYWDFTKTPLVLSGGGGLLSTARDYLRFAQMMANGGTLDGARLLKPETVAMMTQDQLPGELNGISGKGAVGFGLDFAVVKDTDILKSPGRKGEYYWSGMANTIFWVDPEEDIVAVMLVNVLPFGIYTLREEMRDYVYGALKQ